The following are from one region of the Passer domesticus isolate bPasDom1 chromosome 26 unlocalized genomic scaffold, bPasDom1.hap1 SUPER_26_unloc_1, whole genome shotgun sequence genome:
- the LOC135291663 gene encoding uncharacterized protein LOC135291663, with translation MEPLELSPALLQPQVTVVAIVGELLATAPSRDEEMLLSMSARCLYWDLVDFTRELRENLSSTGGIWWRSLLFYSGNCSYTSLSRALAVYKSTPRPPWDSVTSVVGSWKWSVSGLLDRWAQLARKATQLRNTCREVATKADDMATIIQARRLQDKAAHYGSAQKNVVELGLALGRQEGAKVVARHEAWVRREPRVAASWAITATMLRQWLEAALGLLERLVAACHEATAFPRELQWRLRDIEASVKGTNEASPAVPEDLVAKVAEAERLWEASHHLAKDHLLGTLQDIIDFYFDGDPTSPTGVAERCQRAIEDIPRLLRPLERPQGVPKVSPVSMELQELSPALLQPQVTVVATVGMLLATLPRRDEMKVMSALHLYWDLVDLTKELWVTLYRIDDTWWHHYVTSHDDDPVTSLVILSPGPGCQ, from the exons ATGGAGCCTCTCGAG ctgtccccggccctgctgcagccacaggtcaCGGTGGTGGCCATcgtgggagagctgctggccaccGCGCCCAGTCGGGATGAGGAGATGCTGCTGTCCATGTCGGCAAGGTGCCTGTACTGGGACCTGGTGGACTTCACCAGGGAGCTCCGGGAAAACCTGTCCAGCACTGGTGGCATCTGGTGGCGCAGCCTTCTCTTCTACTCTGGTAACTGTTCTTACACCTCCCTGAGCCGGGCCCTGGCTGTCTACAAGAGCACCCCACGCCCCCCCTGGGACAGTGTGACATCGGTGGTCGGCAGTTGGAAGTGGTCGGTGTCTGGGCTTCTGGACAGGTGGGCCCAGCTGGCCAGGAAAGCCACCCAACTCCGCAACACCTGCAGGGAGGTGGCCACCAAGGCAGACGACATGGCAACCATTATCCAGGCCCGGCGCCTGCAGGACAAGGCTGCCCATTATGGGTCAGCTCAGAAAAACGTGGTGGAGCTGGGtctggccctgggcaggcaggagggggccAAGGTGGTGGCCAGGCATGAAGCCTGGGTGAGGAGAGAGCCCAGGgtagctgccagctgggcaatAACGGCCACCATGTTGAGACAGTGGCTGGAGgcggccctggggctgctggagcgctTGGTGGCCGCGTGTCACGAAGCCACCGCCttcccccgggagctgcagtgGCGGCTCAGGGACATTGAGGCCTCTGTGAAGGGGACAAATGAGGcatcccctgctgtccctgaggaCTTGGTGGCCAAGGTGGCCGAGGCCGAGCGGCTGTGGGAGGCCAGCCACCACCTGGCCAAGgatcacctgctggggacacttcaAGACATCATCGACTTCTATTTTGATGGTGATCCCACCAGCCCCACTGGGGTGGCCGAGCGGTGCCAAAGAGCCATTGAGGACATCCCAAGGCTCCTTCGACCCCTGGAgcgtccccaaggtgtccccaaggtgtccccagtgaGCATGGAACTCCAAGAG ctgtccccggccctgctgcagccacaggtcaCTGTGGTGGCCACCGTGGGCATGCtgctggccaccctgcccaggcGGGACGAGATGAAGGTCATGTCCGCATTGCACCTGTACTGGGACCTGGTGGACCTCACCAAGGAGCTCTGGGTCACCCTGTACCGCATTGATGACACATGGTGGCACCACTATGTCACCTCCCATGATGATGATCCTGTCACCTCATTGGTGATCCTGTCACCAGGCCCTGGCTGCCAATGA
- the LOC135291669 gene encoding uncharacterized protein LOC135291669, translating into MSLLPPLSPPQLFLALLQPPVSVVAILGELLATLPRQNELILLKSLGQLYLDLDKFTMDLRETVGCICHIWWRGDVTCDDDFSPTSLSGALVVYKSTPWTIWFHVAMVASNWQGMVADLVKSWAQLAGRATQLRNTCRRVVNEAATKVAIPTARARELQDKAAHDGTAQENMVELGQAQGGEEGAEGAHETRVKRDARVAASWAAKYTMVRQRVDVALGLLEGLVAACDEATAFPRELQCRLEDIQAAMKGTNEASPDVPEDLVAKVAIVEGLREANARLAKDHLVGTVDDIIDFYFDGDPTSPTGVAERCRRATEDIPRLLRPPERPQRIPKVSPVSMEPQELSPALLQPQVTVVAILGELLATLPRRDKVILLESSGCLYWDLVAFTEKLRVTLYCIDDTWWPGNVTSDEDDPPTSLSQALDAYESTKWTTWDRVTSVASKWQGLVAVVEESWARLARAATKLHNTCREVVTEAVEMAATATTQATELQDKAACDGTAQENMVGLGQALGGEEVAEVVAGHEAWVRREPRVAASEATRATMVRQWVEEALGLLERLVAACDETTAFPRELQRLLRDIKASVKETYFETPAVPEDLVAKVAVAERLWEANARLVKDHLLGAVPDTIKFYFTGGPGSPSAYGVAERCQRAIEDIPRLLQSPDCLQSVRKASSLSMELQEVSPPQLQALVAVVATLGKVVATVTGPHWGKFLHPSPDSLHEDLKNFTQNLCKILYHGDVTSLGHRGVTSLGRALAALRATPDTTWADVRAEASAWWESVAKLVDNCDQLAREATKLRDACGKVIMDQHLMVALDTKEVAWEMATHDAQVAAVTNKAMGKAVVATRRGHWTEVALGPLERLVAACDKATLFNWNMECRLRDIEAALKGTNEVSPDVLQDLGAKVTKFEWLWVASARLAKDHLLGTLGVIYNILLSPCGDHGDPIGPSSHAVAKQCQKAIEDIPRLLWGQ; encoded by the exons ATGTCCCTCttacctcccctgtcccctccccagctgttcctggccctgctgcagccaccggTCTCAGTGGTGGCCATCCTGGGCGAGCtgctggccaccctgcccaggcAGAATGAGTTGATTCTGCTCAAGTCCTTAGGGCAGCTGTACTTGGACCTGGACAAATTCACCATGGACCTCAGGGAGACTGTAGGGTGCATTTGTCATATCTGGTGGCGTGGCGATGTCACCTGCGATGATGATTTCTCTCCAACCTCCCTGAGCGGGGCCCTGGTTGTCTACAAGAGCACCCCATGGACCATATGGTTCCATGTGGCAATGGTGGCCAGCAACTGGCAGGGGATGGTGGCTGACCTTGTGAAGAGCTGGGCGCAGCTGGCCGGGAGGGCCACCCAACTCCGCAACACCTGCAGGAGGGTGGTCAATGAGGCAGCCACCAAGGTGGCCATCCCCACGGCCCgggccagggagctgcaggacaaGGCTGCCCATGAtgggacagctcaggaaaacatggTAGAGCTGGGTCAGGCACaaggtggggaggagggggcCGAGGGTGCACATGAAACCCGGGTGAAGAGAGATGCCAgggtggctgccagctgggcagccAAGTACACCATGGTGAGACAGCGGGTGGAcgtggccctggggctgctggagggctTGGTGGCCGCGTGTGACGAAGCCACCGCCttcccccgggagctgcagtgCCGGCTCGAGGACATCCAGGCCGCCATGAAGGGGACAAATGAGGCATCCCCCGATGTCCCCGAGGACTTGGTGGCCAAGGTGGCCATAGTcgaggggctgagggaggccAACGCCCGCCTGGCCAAGGATCACCTGGTGGGGACAGTTGATGACATCATCGACTTCTATTTTGATGGTGATCCCACCAGCCCCACTGGGGTGGCCGAGCGGTGCCGAAGAGCCACCGAGGACATCCCAAGGCTCCTTCGACCCCCGGAGCGTCCTCAGAGaatccccaaggtgtccccagtgaGCATGGAGCCCCAAGAG ctgtccccggccctgctgcagccacaggtcaCTGTGGTGGCCATCCTGGGTGAGCtgctggccaccctgcccaggcGGGACAAGGTGATTTTGCTCGAGTCCTCAGGGTGCCTGTACTGGGACCTGGTAGCCTTCACCGAGAAGCTCCGAGTCACCCTGTATTGCATTGATGACACCTGGTGGCCTGGCAATGTCACCTCCGATGAAGATGACCCTCCCACCTCCCTGAGCCAGGCCCTGGATGCCTACGAGAGCACCAAATGGACCACCTGGGACCGTGTTACATCGGTGGCCAGCAAGTGGCAGGGGTTGGTGGCTGTAGTTGAGGAGAGCTGGGCCCGGCTGGCCAGGGCAGCCACCAAGCTCCACAACACCTGCAGGGAGGTGGTCACTGAGGCGGTAGAGATGGCAGCCACGGCCACCACCCAGGCCACGGAGCTGCAGGACAAAGCTGCCTGTGAtgggacagctcaggaaaacatggTGGGGCTGGGTCAGGCACTTGGTGGGGAGGAGGTGGCCGAGGTGGTGGCCGGGCATGAAGCCTGGGTGAGGAGAGAGCCCAGGGTGGCTGCCAGCGAGGCAACAAGGGCCACCATGGTGAGACAGTGGGTGGAGgaggccctggggctgctggagcgctTGGTGGCCGCGTGTGACGAAACCACCGCCttcccccgggagctgcagcgccTGCTCAGGGACATCAAGGCTTCTGTGAAGGAGACATATTTTGAaacccctgctgtccctgaggaCTTGGTGGCCAAGGTGGCCGTGGCCGAGCGGCTGTGGGAGGCCAATGCCCGCCTGGTCAAGGATCACCTGCTAGGGGCAGTTCCAGACACCATCAAGTTCTATTTCACTGGTggtcctggcagccccagtgccTATGGGGTGGCCGAGCGGTGCCAAAGAGCCATCGAGGACATCCCAAGGCTCCTTCAATCCCCGGATTGTCTCCAGAGTGTCCGCAAGGCATCCTCACTGAGCATGGAGCTCCAAGAG gtgtcccctcctCAGTTGCAGGCGCTGGTGGCTGTGGTGGCCACCCTGGGCAAGGTGGTGGCCACTGTGACCGGGCCACACTGGGGCAAGTTCCTGCACCCATCTCCAGACTCCCTGCATGAGGACCTGAAGAACTTCACCCAGAACCTCTGTAAGATTCTGTACCATGGTgatgtcacctccctgggccaccgtggtgtcacctccctgggccgGGCCCTGGCCGCCCTCAGGGCAACCCCTGACACAACCTGGGCTGATGTCAGAGCCGAGGCCAGCGCCTGGTGGGAGTCAGTGGCCAAGCTTGTGGACAACTGTGAccagctggccagggaggccaccAAGCTCCGTGACGCCTGTGGGAAGGTGATCATGGACCAGCACCTGATggtggccctggacacgaaggaggTGGCCTGGGAAATGGCCACGCATGATGCCCAGGTGGCAGCAGTCACCAACAAGGCcatgggaaaggctgtggtggCCACCAGGAGGGGACATTGGACCGAGGTGGCCCTGGGACCACTGGAGCGCTTGGTGGCTGCGTGTGACAAAGCCACCTTGTTCAACTGGAACATGGAGTGCCGGCTCAGGGACATCGAGGCCGCCCTGAAGGGGACAAATGAGGTGTCCCCTGATGTCCTCCAGGACTTGGGGGCCAAGGTGACCAAGTTTGAGTGGTTGTGGGTGGCCAGCGCCCGCCTGGCCAAGgatcacctgctggggacacttggggtcATTTACAACATCCTCTTGAGTCCCTGTGGTGACCATGGTGACCccattggccccagcagccaCGCAGTGGCCAAGCAGTGCCAAAAAGCCATTGAGGAcatcccaaggctgctgtggggacagtga